From Calditrichota bacterium, one genomic window encodes:
- the ilvN gene encoding acetolactate synthase small subunit: MKDQFTISVFTENHIGILNRITVIFTRRHINIESLTVSETEVHGISRYTIVVTEERDRVKKVVKQLERQVEIFEAYYHTSDEVIYQEIALYKLPIKAIIDGAKIESILRLHNARILTVEEEFLVIEKSGHKEETQALLEKLEPFGIMEFVRSGRVAIIKPMWKFNEGLHEMEKRQEEVLEE; the protein is encoded by the coding sequence ATGAAAGATCAATTCACAATATCGGTTTTTACAGAAAACCATATCGGGATTTTAAACAGAATTACAGTCATCTTCACACGCAGGCACATTAATATTGAAAGTCTTACGGTTTCTGAAACAGAAGTTCATGGTATTTCGCGTTACACAATTGTTGTAACCGAAGAACGTGATCGTGTTAAAAAAGTAGTTAAACAACTTGAGCGGCAGGTTGAAATATTTGAAGCTTATTATCACACTTCCGATGAAGTGATTTATCAGGAGATTGCCTTATATAAACTTCCAATAAAAGCTATAATTGATGGTGCGAAAATAGAATCTATCCTTCGCCTGCATAATGCGCGAATTTTAACTGTTGAAGAAGAATTTCTGGTTATAGAGAAAAGCGGTCACAAAGAAGAAACACAGGCCCTTTTGGAAAAATTAGAACCTTTTGGGATAATGGAATTTGTAAGGTCCGGCCGTGTAGCAATTATAAAACCCATGTGGAAATTTAATGAAGGCCTCCATGAAATGGAAAAACGGCAGGAAGAAGTACTGGAAGAATAG
- the ilvC gene encoding ketol-acid reductoisomerase, protein MAKINFGGVEENVVTREEFPLDKAQAVLKEETVAVIGYGVQGPGQSLNLKDNGINVIVGQRKESATWEKAVKDGWVPGETLFEIEEALQKGTIIIYLLSDAAQIALWPTVKKHLTAGKTLYFSHGFGITYKERTGIIPPDDVDVILVAPKGSGTSLRRLFVQGRGLNSSFGVFQDATGKAKEKAIALGIAVGSGYLFETDFKREVYSDLTGERGTLMGCIQGIFAAQYDTLRKNGHTPSEAFNETVEELTQSLMPLVAENGMDWMYANCSTTAQRGALDWWKKFRDAVAPVFDDLYKSVASGEEAQRSIDSNSQPDYREKLDAELKEMHESEIWQTGQAVRKLRPENK, encoded by the coding sequence ATGGCTAAGATTAATTTTGGTGGTGTGGAAGAAAATGTAGTAACCCGTGAAGAGTTTCCTTTAGATAAAGCCCAGGCGGTGTTAAAGGAAGAAACTGTTGCTGTAATTGGTTATGGTGTGCAAGGTCCAGGACAATCGCTAAATCTCAAAGACAATGGAATTAATGTAATTGTTGGACAGAGAAAAGAATCGGCAACATGGGAAAAAGCTGTTAAAGATGGTTGGGTTCCCGGAGAAACATTATTTGAAATTGAAGAAGCGCTTCAAAAAGGAACAATTATAATTTATCTCCTCTCCGATGCAGCACAAATTGCGTTGTGGCCTACAGTTAAAAAACATTTAACAGCAGGTAAAACTCTTTATTTTTCACATGGATTTGGAATAACATATAAAGAGCGTACCGGAATTATCCCGCCGGATGATGTGGATGTAATTCTTGTTGCGCCAAAAGGATCGGGTACAAGTTTACGAAGATTGTTTGTTCAAGGGCGTGGATTAAATTCAAGTTTTGGTGTTTTTCAGGATGCTACGGGAAAAGCCAAAGAAAAAGCGATTGCTTTAGGGATTGCAGTTGGTTCAGGCTATTTGTTTGAAACAGATTTCAAACGTGAAGTATACAGTGATTTGACCGGCGAGCGTGGCACTTTAATGGGCTGTATTCAGGGTATTTTTGCTGCTCAATATGACACATTACGCAAAAATGGACACACACCTTCGGAAGCGTTTAATGAAACTGTTGAAGAATTAACCCAAAGCTTAATGCCATTGGTTGCAGAAAATGGTATGGATTGGATGTATGCCAATTGTTCAACAACGGCACAAAGAGGTGCCTTGGATTGGTGGAAAAAGTTTCGGGATGCAGTTGCACCGGTTTTTGATGACTTATATAAAAGTGTTGCATCGGGTGAAGAAGCACAAAGGTCGATTGACTCTAACAGTCAGCCTGACTATAGGGAAAAGCTTGATGCGGAACTTAAAGAAATGCATGAATCTGAAATATGGCAAACAGGACAGGCTGTGCGCAAATTGAGACCAGAAAATAAATAA
- a CDS encoding ATP-binding cassette domain-containing protein, translating into MLKEIIRVDNLAATFGKNRVLKDISFSAYENEITVILGTSGCGKTTLMKHLVGLYPVQQGEVSILGERTDLMQEEEFSKFQLNMGVLFQNGALLNSLSVEENISIALEQHTRLSTQLIKDLVKVKLNLVNLAHAIDLSPEQLSGGMLKRAALARAISMDPPLLFCDEPSAGLDPVTLAGLDELFLKLKLQIGITIILVTHEVSSIKRLADRIIYLEKGRVLFEGPLEKALNSGIPQIGEFFEKAESH; encoded by the coding sequence ATGCTAAAAGAAATAATTCGTGTAGATAACCTGGCCGCAACCTTTGGCAAAAACCGTGTCCTGAAGGATATTTCATTTTCTGCTTATGAAAATGAAATAACTGTAATTCTTGGCACAAGTGGTTGTGGTAAAACAACTTTAATGAAGCACCTTGTCGGCCTTTATCCTGTGCAGCAGGGAGAGGTTTCTATTTTAGGCGAACGGACTGACTTAATGCAAGAAGAGGAGTTTTCAAAATTCCAGTTAAACATGGGTGTTTTGTTTCAAAATGGTGCATTGCTAAATTCATTGTCTGTGGAAGAAAATATTTCTATTGCACTGGAGCAACACACGAGACTAAGCACACAATTGATTAAAGATTTGGTAAAAGTAAAATTAAATCTTGTAAACTTAGCACACGCAATCGATTTATCACCGGAACAGCTTTCCGGCGGAATGTTAAAAAGAGCGGCACTGGCACGGGCTATTTCCATGGATCCACCACTGCTGTTTTGTGATGAGCCATCCGCTGGTCTTGATCCTGTGACTCTTGCCGGTTTGGATGAGCTGTTCTTAAAATTAAAACTACAAATTGGCATCACCATAATTTTAGTAACCCACGAAGTTTCAAGCATAAAAAGATTGGCTGACAGAATTATTTATCTTGAAAAAGGCAGGGTTTTGTTCGAAGGACCTTTGGAGAAAGCTTTGAATAGTGGCATCCCGCAAATTGGTGAATTTTTTGAGAAAGCTGAAAGCCATTAA
- a CDS encoding MCE family protein: MPSRSQKIRLGIFIVISSFALLVLLFIVGSKQFFQDKDIYYISYRDISVSGLEVGSPVKYLGINIGTIKSIDFDPEDVYNVVVTVAVKPGTPIKRDARANIEAIGITGLKMIEIRGGSNEAKLLQVGKYIQAGGSITEDITGKAEVIANKIERVVNNLIEFTQPEKLEKIIKLAESSTLAMDNINAMVEENRLNLRDGLESTKYVMARMDTISQSLQIASTKIQKLTESDTLDLILANVHDVSVNLTKANLGETIVRLDEVVERTNKLLISMDRDMERGSRDFLASLQKLKSALDHLNEASRLVNEDPSVLIRGAEVDEIPDDELD, translated from the coding sequence ATGCCATCCCGTTCCCAAAAAATCCGTTTAGGAATTTTTATTGTTATCAGTAGTTTTGCCCTTCTTGTTTTGCTTTTTATCGTTGGAAGCAAGCAATTTTTTCAGGATAAAGACATCTATTATATTTCATATCGCGATATATCTGTAAGTGGTTTGGAAGTAGGCAGCCCGGTAAAATATCTTGGTATAAATATAGGAACAATTAAAAGTATTGATTTTGACCCGGAAGATGTTTACAACGTTGTTGTAACTGTGGCGGTAAAACCCGGTACACCGATAAAAAGAGACGCTCGTGCTAATATAGAAGCGATTGGTATTACCGGTTTAAAAATGATTGAAATCCGCGGTGGAAGTAACGAGGCAAAATTGCTGCAAGTTGGTAAATATATTCAGGCCGGGGGTTCAATAACAGAAGATATAACCGGTAAGGCAGAAGTAATTGCCAATAAAATTGAACGGGTTGTTAATAATCTGATTGAATTTACACAGCCTGAAAAACTGGAAAAAATTATTAAACTGGCGGAAAGCTCTACTCTTGCGATGGATAATATTAATGCCATGGTTGAGGAAAACCGGTTGAATTTAAGAGATGGGCTTGAGTCCACAAAGTACGTTATGGCCCGCATGGATACGATTAGCCAGTCTCTCCAGATTGCTTCGACCAAAATTCAGAAATTGACTGAATCGGATACGCTGGATTTGATTTTAGCAAATGTGCATGATGTCTCTGTAAATTTAACAAAAGCCAATCTTGGTGAAACAATTGTACGGTTGGATGAGGTTGTTGAGCGGACCAATAAACTACTCATTTCAATGGATCGCGATATGGAACGTGGCAGCAGGGATTTTCTGGCAAGTTTGCAAAAACTAAAATCTGCTTTAGACCATTTGAATGAAGCGTCAAGACTGGTAAATGAAGATCCATCGGTTTTAATTCGTGGAGCAGAGGTTGATGAAATACCCGATGATGAGTTGGACTAA
- a CDS encoding T9SS type A sorting domain-containing protein, with protein sequence MNGIFFLSAVRKHLSFFYFLSILVLVSAGFSKSDQGYEPGEMIVLKAADGSFTNLVAGADDDGDTIENALEISGYTYSILDGLQPWDGDSTKKYYITDPLKWSTDGDPYSDYMEVSGINMPAAISPPENHPLVAARPVIVIKLTDYDVIPLATITDTKGGEESSSFTNETSNSNTVSASVTVGAELNPFKMASVEVTASYSHTWTNTQSSTSSFGSNWSNTRTTQPDQAAKLKLRIYMENMGGATALEVTPTINLSLGKKTIATFIPSQVANILTPPGTSDSRFPKTGTIVVEKDESNNDIILTLDELRAIQMGTPLSLEVIQVSAKVVRWNPNDQDWNSDIDWASFESEIDPVSVDVRAEMGNGTNRRYQVFAGTSYWDPEFDFEDIASLIFDVEKTNDGTTIEGRKYPDDWYLSSPSPEVINEWETAGRPGNMLGLRMYKNTKLVMMSPGDDPKPAVSLASYSADYKHVLISALPNNFPILSVTAEVPVNGETKTFILKQGENSFYTNEVELESIPDGPGTVTVENARGDKISTTILLPAIYANAKDVKEFSSFLPDPGAEYWIYQNGDEDKPMLLYCIFFDPETHAELTEPREYLSIENTSGNVYSDYVAYDEFYRFNFNKIRINPSTLNVDINDKTFNESEIIVGTTIPGWIENSAQVGRVQWAYPETDSGATHIDLTGTPFHFATTVDFTLHSDATTIINNSRKKLDVTRRNLQSWDYYDYNGVATDSIQLVFDYEAVPVKNGLQELGNALHVNPSDNSGYISVGDPPALRMTNKFTIEAWIYPTGPGIDDTWGGMIINKEGEYELFRAKDGTIRWAISNTSPDWSWRSTHYNAPENQWLHIALVYDGEYIKTYFNGVLFHKYAGSGSVRSYYEEWRHFWIGGRQASNTQRFQGVIDEVRVWNLARSESQLQSTYNDTLNAAYYSTADSGLAGYWRFDEIEDLGDGVIITQDLSLNDNQGQLWGDVVITGLPTDIDDNLSKSPESYMLKQNYPNPFNPVTTIEYKLVKHTNINLSIYNMMGQKVKTLVDGRQNSGAYILKWEGLNYSGNQVASGTYIYRMIINGKSVLTRKMILIR encoded by the coding sequence ATGAACGGAATATTTTTTTTATCAGCAGTAAGAAAGCATTTAAGCTTTTTTTATTTTCTTTCAATCCTTGTTTTAGTTTCAGCTGGGTTTTCGAAATCCGATCAGGGATATGAACCAGGTGAAATGATAGTTTTAAAAGCTGCCGATGGCTCATTCACAAATTTGGTTGCAGGTGCTGATGATGATGGTGACACAATTGAAAACGCCCTTGAAATTAGCGGCTATACTTATTCAATTCTGGATGGCCTGCAGCCATGGGACGGTGATAGCACTAAGAAATACTATATTACCGATCCTTTAAAATGGAGCACAGATGGTGATCCGTATAGTGATTATATGGAAGTCTCCGGGATAAATATGCCAGCTGCAATTTCGCCACCGGAAAATCATCCTCTTGTTGCGGCACGGCCTGTAATTGTCATAAAATTAACTGATTACGATGTAATTCCTCTGGCAACAATTACCGACACAAAAGGTGGTGAAGAGAGCAGCTCATTTACAAACGAAACCTCAAACTCAAACACTGTCAGCGCATCAGTGACGGTTGGCGCAGAATTAAATCCATTTAAAATGGCAAGTGTTGAAGTGACCGCTTCTTATTCGCATACATGGACAAATACACAGAGTTCAACAAGTAGTTTTGGAAGTAACTGGAGCAATACGCGGACGACTCAACCAGATCAGGCAGCAAAGCTTAAATTACGAATTTATATGGAAAATATGGGCGGTGCTACAGCACTAGAAGTAACCCCTACAATTAATTTGAGCCTTGGTAAAAAAACAATTGCCACATTTATTCCAAGCCAGGTTGCCAATATCTTAACACCTCCGGGAACTTCAGACAGCCGCTTTCCCAAAACGGGGACTATAGTGGTAGAAAAGGATGAAAGCAACAATGATATAATACTAACTCTGGATGAATTACGCGCCATCCAAATGGGGACTCCTTTGTCTTTGGAAGTAATCCAGGTAAGCGCAAAGGTTGTTCGTTGGAATCCTAATGACCAGGATTGGAACTCTGACATTGATTGGGCCAGCTTTGAGAGTGAAATTGATCCTGTTTCCGTAGATGTGAGAGCTGAAATGGGCAATGGAACCAATCGCCGCTACCAGGTTTTTGCCGGAACATCGTACTGGGATCCTGAATTTGATTTTGAAGATATTGCATCTCTTATTTTTGATGTTGAAAAAACGAATGACGGTACTACAATTGAAGGTAGAAAATACCCCGATGATTGGTATTTATCCTCACCGTCACCGGAAGTAATTAATGAATGGGAAACAGCTGGCCGTCCGGGAAATATGCTGGGTTTGAGAATGTACAAAAATACTAAACTGGTAATGATGAGTCCGGGTGATGATCCTAAACCGGCAGTTAGCCTTGCCAGCTATAGCGCGGATTATAAGCACGTTTTAATTAGTGCTTTACCAAATAATTTTCCAATTCTTTCCGTAACGGCAGAAGTGCCGGTAAATGGGGAAACTAAAACATTTATCCTTAAACAGGGTGAAAATTCTTTTTATACAAATGAAGTTGAATTAGAAAGTATTCCTGATGGGCCGGGAACAGTTACGGTTGAGAATGCACGTGGTGATAAAATATCTACAACAATTTTGCTTCCTGCGATTTATGCAAATGCCAAAGATGTAAAAGAGTTCAGCTCATTTTTGCCTGATCCAGGCGCGGAATATTGGATTTATCAAAATGGCGATGAAGACAAACCTATGTTGCTGTATTGTATCTTTTTTGATCCTGAAACACATGCTGAATTAACAGAGCCGCGAGAATATCTTTCCATAGAAAATACTTCGGGAAATGTGTATTCGGATTATGTTGCTTATGATGAATTTTACAGGTTCAATTTTAATAAAATACGAATAAACCCTTCTACACTTAATGTTGATATTAATGACAAAACTTTTAATGAAAGTGAAATAATTGTTGGCACAACTATACCGGGTTGGATCGAAAACTCAGCTCAGGTTGGACGCGTTCAATGGGCTTATCCGGAAACTGATAGCGGGGCTACCCATATTGATCTAACTGGAACACCTTTTCATTTTGCAACAACAGTCGATTTCACCTTGCATTCAGATGCCACAACTATAATTAATAATTCCAGAAAAAAGCTGGATGTAACAAGACGCAATCTGCAAAGCTGGGATTATTATGATTATAACGGCGTTGCAACGGACTCAATACAACTGGTTTTTGATTATGAAGCTGTCCCAGTAAAGAACGGATTACAGGAATTAGGAAATGCCTTGCATGTAAATCCGAGCGACAACTCAGGGTATATCTCCGTTGGAGATCCACCTGCATTAAGAATGACAAATAAATTTACTATTGAAGCCTGGATTTATCCAACAGGCCCGGGCATTGATGATACATGGGGCGGAATGATTATAAACAAAGAAGGCGAATACGAGCTGTTTCGTGCAAAAGATGGTACAATACGTTGGGCAATTTCCAATACTTCCCCGGATTGGAGTTGGAGGAGCACACATTACAACGCTCCTGAAAATCAGTGGTTGCATATTGCTTTGGTGTATGATGGGGAATATATAAAAACATATTTCAATGGCGTACTTTTTCATAAATATGCCGGGAGTGGATCAGTTAGAAGCTACTATGAAGAATGGCGCCATTTCTGGATTGGAGGGCGGCAAGCGAGCAATACTCAGCGTTTTCAGGGTGTGATTGATGAAGTTCGGGTTTGGAACCTTGCCCGTAGTGAATCGCAACTTCAATCAACTTACAATGATACTTTGAATGCTGCATATTATTCTACAGCTGATAGTGGTTTGGCTGGCTATTGGCGCTTTGATGAAATTGAAGATCTTGGCGATGGTGTCATCATTACTCAGGACCTTTCCCTAAATGACAACCAAGGGCAACTTTGGGGAGATGTAGTAATAACAGGTCTTCCAACAGATATTGATGACAATTTATCAAAATCACCCGAGAGCTATATGTTAAAACAGAACTACCCCAATCCTTTTAATCCCGTAACAACTATAGAATATAAACTGGTTAAACATACAAATATTAACTTATCTATCTACAATATGATGGGCCAAAAAGTAAAAACCCTGGTTGATGGCAGACAAAATTCCGGCGCGTATATTTTAAAATGGGAAGGTCTCAACTATTCAGGAAATCAGGTTGCAAGTGGCACTTATATTTACAGAATGATTATAAATGGTAAATCTGTTTTAACCCGCAAAATGATTTTAATACGATAA
- a CDS encoding MlaE family lipid ABC transporter permease subunit: protein MLKKNPDKILENYHFEEGTLIFSSQLTLNEVNRISAKLIKKIRNYSENELRIDLSEVTKMDSAGAVFLGHIPKQLPKKNINIIVSGASEKIQNIIDTFSVPKELTREEIERTGLFERIGRKTYDFRSNVVGDYIYLMADLAYWTVLGFFNRREQRKGEVVNQALNIGVNALPLIALMAFLIGLVLALQSAAQLRQFGANIFLVDLVVIFMTAEMGPLLTAVMIAGRSGSAIASELASMKVAEEIDALNTLGLNPVRYLVVPKMQASILTLPFLTLLADIFGIFGGMIVAFLYLDISFFSFFHRMADSLLLRDIITGIIKSLVFAGIIVQTGTFFGLHVEGGAVGVGKFTTKAVVTSIFLVILADAIMGLLFY, encoded by the coding sequence ATGTTAAAAAAAAATCCTGATAAAATATTAGAAAATTATCACTTTGAAGAGGGCACGCTAATCTTTAGCAGCCAGCTTACACTTAACGAAGTAAACCGTATTAGCGCTAAGTTGATCAAAAAAATTCGCAATTATTCCGAAAATGAACTGCGGATAGATTTGAGTGAAGTTACAAAAATGGATAGTGCCGGCGCGGTTTTTCTTGGTCACATCCCCAAGCAGCTTCCTAAAAAAAATATTAATATTATTGTTAGTGGCGCCAGCGAAAAAATCCAAAATATTATTGATACGTTCTCAGTACCCAAAGAGCTCACCCGCGAAGAAATTGAACGCACCGGCCTTTTTGAGAGAATAGGCCGCAAGACTTACGATTTCCGCAGCAATGTGGTTGGCGATTATATTTACCTGATGGCCGATTTGGCATATTGGACGGTTCTTGGATTTTTTAATCGTCGGGAACAACGAAAGGGCGAGGTTGTAAACCAGGCCTTAAATATTGGGGTTAATGCTTTGCCGTTGATTGCTTTAATGGCATTTCTAATTGGACTTGTTCTGGCATTGCAATCTGCTGCACAGCTTAGACAATTTGGGGCAAACATTTTTCTTGTAGATTTGGTAGTCATTTTTATGACGGCAGAGATGGGGCCTCTGTTGACGGCTGTTATGATTGCCGGGAGAAGTGGCTCGGCGATTGCATCAGAGCTGGCCAGTATGAAAGTGGCAGAGGAGATTGACGCTCTTAATACACTGGGGTTAAATCCAGTGCGTTACCTCGTTGTTCCTAAAATGCAGGCGAGCATTTTAACACTTCCTTTTCTTACACTGCTGGCTGATATTTTCGGTATTTTTGGTGGGATGATTGTTGCCTTTTTATACCTGGATATTTCGTTCTTTTCCTTTTTTCACCGCATGGCCGATTCTCTTTTATTACGAGATATTATCACCGGAATTATTAAAAGTCTTGTCTTTGCAGGGATAATTGTGCAAACCGGTACTTTTTTTGGCTTACATGTGGAAGGTGGAGCTGTAGGTGTTGGCAAGTTTACGACAAAGGCAGTGGTGACTTCAATATTTTTAGTGATTTTAGCTGACGCCATCATGGGATTGTTGTTTTATTAG
- a CDS encoding DUF493 domain-containing protein yields MNKKIEDAKIEYPCTWDYKVIGSNYKNVENAIKSILSEKKYTSKKSNMSSKGTYVSVSVSLVVENEDIRNKIFNDLKQHENIKMVL; encoded by the coding sequence ATGAATAAAAAGATAGAAGACGCAAAAATCGAATACCCTTGTACCTGGGATTATAAAGTAATTGGAAGTAATTATAAAAATGTTGAGAATGCCATTAAAAGTATTTTGTCGGAAAAAAAGTATACATCAAAAAAATCCAATATGAGCAGCAAAGGTACTTATGTAAGCGTGAGTGTATCATTGGTAGTAGAAAACGAAGATATCCGAAATAAAATTTTTAATGATCTCAAACAGCATGAAAATATAAAAATGGTGTTATGA
- the ilvA gene encoding threonine ammonia-lyase IlvA has translation MNNNVVIAKKEKQYSPALSEIRKAALVLKDVVNHTPLTRNLNLSERFNSKILLKREDLQIVRSYKIRGAYNKINSFEADKLKNGIVCASAGNHAQGVAYSCRKAEIQGTIFMPVTTPQQKIKQVKMFGREYITIKLTGDSFDEAYKESVTFAEKNNAPFIHPFDDKKVIEGQGTIALEILNQAKSKIDYLFLPIGGGGLAAGVGTVFKELSPDTKIIGVEPAGAPSMTAAFENEQVTILPDIDNFVDGAAVHQAGDKTFEICKNVLDKIITVDEGAICTTILSLYNEDAIVVEPAGAMSITALNQFREEIAGKNVVCLLSGSNNDITRTEEIKERSLLYEGLKHYFIIRFPQRAGALKQFVNNVLGPDDDIAYFEYSKKTSREKGPVVVGIEITSKDEFVPLITRMEHNGFVYEYLNDKPTLFQFLI, from the coding sequence ATGAACAACAACGTAGTAATTGCTAAAAAAGAAAAACAATATTCACCGGCTCTTTCGGAAATTAGGAAAGCTGCGTTGGTTTTAAAGGATGTTGTAAATCATACTCCATTGACAAGAAACCTGAATCTGTCCGAGCGATTTAATAGTAAAATTTTGTTGAAACGTGAAGACCTTCAAATTGTCCGGTCATACAAAATCCGTGGGGCATATAATAAAATTAACAGCTTTGAGGCAGATAAACTTAAAAATGGTATTGTCTGTGCCAGTGCAGGAAACCATGCCCAGGGTGTGGCTTATTCGTGCCGGAAAGCTGAAATCCAAGGCACAATATTCATGCCTGTAACCACGCCCCAGCAAAAAATAAAACAAGTAAAAATGTTTGGCCGCGAGTATATAACCATCAAACTAACAGGCGATAGTTTTGATGAGGCTTATAAAGAATCTGTAACTTTTGCTGAAAAAAATAATGCGCCGTTTATCCATCCTTTTGATGATAAAAAAGTAATTGAAGGTCAGGGCACGATTGCATTGGAAATATTAAATCAGGCAAAGAGTAAAATTGATTATCTCTTTCTTCCTATTGGTGGAGGTGGCCTTGCAGCAGGTGTTGGGACTGTTTTTAAGGAGTTAAGTCCGGATACAAAAATCATTGGCGTTGAACCGGCCGGAGCACCATCTATGACTGCTGCCTTTGAAAATGAGCAGGTTACAATCTTACCCGATATTGACAATTTTGTTGATGGGGCGGCAGTTCATCAGGCTGGTGACAAAACATTTGAAATTTGCAAAAATGTTCTGGATAAAATTATAACCGTGGATGAAGGGGCAATCTGCACAACTATTCTCAGCCTGTACAATGAGGATGCGATTGTCGTTGAACCAGCAGGGGCGATGTCTATTACTGCCTTGAACCAATTTCGGGAAGAAATTGCAGGCAAAAATGTGGTCTGCCTTCTCTCTGGCAGCAATAACGATATCACACGTACAGAAGAAATTAAAGAACGATCTTTGCTTTATGAAGGATTGAAACATTATTTTATCATCCGTTTTCCGCAAAGAGCTGGTGCTCTAAAACAGTTTGTTAATAACGTTCTGGGTCCCGACGATGACATTGCCTATTTTGAATATTCTAAAAAAACAAGTAGAGAAAAAGGCCCTGTTGTTGTTGGTATCGAGATAACCTCGAAAGATGAATTTGTTCCTTTAATCACGCGGATGGAACATAATGGTTTTGTATATGAGTATCTTAATGATAAACCAACGCTCTTTCAATTTTTGATTTAG